The Hymenobacter sp. GOD-10R genome includes a window with the following:
- a CDS encoding DUF4136 domain-containing protein: MKKALLLLPLLLAACSPTRVVSTDAQPGVDFTTYKTYNFLDVTARSEAVLPGPGGVTYQLKEAVAAQLQRRGYRQAAQPELWVNIGVVVQDRVQTRQTDIRDAPRYIGQRNYHWQSQEVVVNQYEEGTATVEIVDAARNERIWSGAVASTITRNSDKLEKRIEQAMESLFARYPVPPTQQRQP, from the coding sequence ATGAAAAAAGCGTTGCTCTTGCTCCCGCTGCTGTTGGCGGCCTGCTCGCCAACCCGGGTAGTCTCTACCGATGCCCAACCAGGCGTAGATTTTACAACCTACAAAACCTACAATTTCTTGGACGTCACGGCGCGCAGCGAGGCTGTTCTCCCGGGACCAGGTGGCGTGACGTACCAGCTGAAAGAGGCCGTAGCCGCGCAGCTCCAGCGCCGTGGCTATCGTCAGGCTGCGCAGCCTGAGTTGTGGGTTAACATCGGGGTAGTGGTGCAAGACCGAGTCCAAACCCGCCAAACCGACATTCGTGATGCACCTCGTTATATTGGGCAGCGTAACTATCACTGGCAGAGCCAAGAGGTAGTCGTGAACCAATATGAAGAAGGCACTGCGACGGTGGAAATCGTTGATGCGGCACGTAACGAGCGAATCTGGAGCGGTGCAGTAGCTAGCACCATCACTCGAAATAGCGACAAGTTGGAAAAACGCATTGAGCAAGCCATGGAGTCGCTCTTTGCTCGTTATCCTGTGCCGCCTACGCAGCAAAGACAGCCGTAA
- a CDS encoding multidrug efflux SMR transporter — MKTWLMLLIAIVAETVATSALKASNGFTKLLPSILVVVGYCTAFYFLSIALRTIPVGTAYAIWSGIGIVLVTLVGVVLYKQLPDAATLVGMGLIVAGVIVINLLGKSVGH; from the coding sequence ATGAAGACCTGGTTGATGTTACTCATCGCTATTGTAGCGGAAACTGTTGCCACTTCGGCGCTCAAAGCCTCTAATGGGTTTACGAAGCTGTTGCCTAGTATCCTGGTCGTTGTAGGGTATTGTACAGCCTTTTACTTTCTCAGCATTGCCTTGCGTACTATCCCTGTTGGTACTGCCTATGCTATCTGGTCAGGGATTGGTATTGTCTTAGTGACGTTGGTTGGAGTAGTACTCTATAAGCAATTACCAGACGCAGCCACCCTAGTGGGGATGGGGCTAATCGTCGCGGGAGTCATCGTTATCAACCTACTTGGGAAGTCGGTTGGGCATTAA
- a CDS encoding haloacid dehalogenase type II: protein MPTSLSLTPHFAPVTRSAKVIFLDVNGTLLDMSKVKKAVIKAFGNKQAFDQWFLLLLQHSLVDTVTTNYHPFNIIGEAALDMTAAMLEEKPLKLSKKQEIIALMQQLDAYPDVPAGLEHLLQAGYRLIALTNSPKSVLDQQLQHAGIIGYFEQGLSIDSIQRYKPHPETYHTAARQVGVAPEEAIMIAAHGWDVAGALCAGLKAGFVARPNQTLYPLAPAPTYTGKTLLEVAQQIAY, encoded by the coding sequence ATGCCCACTTCTCTATCGCTAACGCCGCACTTTGCACCAGTCACCCGCTCTGCCAAAGTAATTTTCCTTGATGTCAATGGCACCTTGCTCGATATGAGTAAGGTAAAAAAGGCTGTCATTAAGGCCTTCGGCAACAAGCAAGCCTTCGACCAATGGTTTTTGCTGTTGTTGCAGCATTCTTTGGTGGACACTGTTACAACTAACTATCATCCTTTCAATATAATCGGAGAGGCCGCACTGGATATGACTGCGGCTATGTTAGAAGAGAAGCCGCTCAAACTGAGCAAGAAGCAGGAAATTATAGCGCTTATGCAGCAGCTGGATGCCTACCCTGACGTACCAGCCGGCTTGGAGCACCTTTTACAGGCAGGCTATCGGCTCATTGCGCTCACCAATTCTCCTAAATCTGTGCTCGATCAGCAGCTACAGCATGCCGGTATCATCGGCTACTTTGAGCAAGGGTTAAGCATTGATAGCATTCAACGCTATAAGCCTCACCCTGAAACCTATCATACGGCAGCGCGGCAGGTAGGCGTTGCTCCTGAAGAAGCTATCATGATTGCTGCGCACGGCTGGGATGTGGCTGGCGCGTTGTGTGCCGGTCTGAAAGCCGGTTTTGTTGCCCGGCCCAACCAAACGCTCTATCCACTTGCTCCAGCACCAACCTACACCGGTAAGACCTTGTTGGAAGTAGCACAGCAAATTGCTTATTAG
- a CDS encoding pirin family protein, whose protein sequence is MRTIKQQHQAVNAPIDNLVTYRALPTQSVEHLDPFLFLNHHGPQRYAPNNRGLPFGPHPHRGFETVTFILAGDIMHQDTGGHESIIEAGGIQWMTAGSGLIHAEISSPAFKRTGGDLEILQLWVNLPAKDKLTEPRYIGLQTPEIPTITLDDGRVQVHAVSGEWNGTKGAIQPLADVQLATIELQAGGKLELTIPASHTIFFYTIRGQLRVNGQETTARRLVEFNYDGDDLHLEALSDAVVLLGHAQPFNEPIVAYGPFVMNTSEEIEQAYSEYRAGKFGTWKG, encoded by the coding sequence ATGCGTACCATTAAGCAACAGCACCAGGCCGTCAATGCTCCTATCGACAACTTGGTTACCTACCGTGCCTTGCCCACCCAATCGGTGGAACACCTGGATCCATTCCTATTTTTGAACCATCATGGTCCGCAACGGTATGCGCCCAACAACCGCGGCCTACCTTTCGGTCCGCACCCGCACCGAGGCTTCGAAACCGTGACATTCATCCTGGCCGGCGACATCATGCACCAAGATACCGGCGGCCATGAAAGCATCATTGAGGCTGGCGGTATCCAATGGATGACGGCTGGCAGCGGTCTAATTCACGCGGAAATATCGTCTCCCGCCTTCAAACGGACGGGTGGCGACTTAGAAATTCTTCAGCTTTGGGTCAACCTACCAGCTAAGGATAAGCTCACGGAGCCCCGGTATATTGGCTTGCAAACACCCGAAATACCAACCATCACACTCGACGATGGCCGCGTGCAAGTCCATGCGGTGTCGGGCGAATGGAACGGCACGAAAGGCGCTATTCAACCCTTGGCAGACGTTCAGCTAGCTACTATTGAGTTGCAAGCGGGTGGCAAGCTTGAGCTAACCATTCCAGCTAGCCACACTATTTTCTTTTACACCATTCGGGGTCAACTGCGGGTCAATGGGCAAGAAACCACGGCGCGCCGCCTCGTAGAATTCAACTACGATGGCGACGATTTGCACTTAGAAGCCCTTAGCGATGCCGTTGTCCTCCTAGGGCATGCTCAGCCCTTCAACGAACCGATTGTGGCGTACGGTCCCTTCGTAATGAATACATCCGAAGAGATCGAGCAGGCTTACAGTGAATATCGCGCTGGTAAATTTGGCACTTGGAAGGGATAA
- a CDS encoding PPK2 family polyphosphate kinase — MKTPSAYDLLKVSTRSPKDCHKEAAVRDMERIRQELIELQKRLYAENRRSVLIVLQGMDASGKDGLIRKVFSGLNPQGITVHSFKEPTKEELAHDFLWRVHAQTPGRGMIQIFNRSHYEDVLVTRVTGIIDDKEAKRRFAHINAFEKLLQDAGTTVLKFYLHVSEDAQRKRLAERVSDPAKQWKYESGDEDKAKQWPQYRDVYEDVFKHCSPDSCPWHLVPADQNWYKAYFVANELRDTLRKLDPQYPPSKYERPA; from the coding sequence ATGAAGACGCCCAGCGCTTACGATCTGCTCAAAGTATCAACTCGTTCTCCGAAGGATTGCCACAAAGAAGCAGCCGTCCGCGACATGGAGCGAATCCGGCAGGAGTTGATCGAACTGCAAAAACGACTCTATGCCGAAAACCGCCGCAGCGTGCTGATTGTCCTACAAGGTATGGATGCCAGTGGCAAGGATGGACTAATTCGGAAAGTGTTCAGCGGCCTCAATCCGCAAGGCATCACAGTTCATTCCTTTAAAGAGCCCACCAAGGAGGAACTGGCGCACGACTTTTTGTGGCGCGTACACGCCCAGACGCCTGGCCGCGGCATGATCCAGATATTCAACCGCTCGCACTACGAAGATGTACTCGTGACGCGCGTGACGGGGATTATCGATGACAAAGAGGCTAAGCGGCGATTTGCACATATCAACGCCTTTGAAAAGCTATTGCAGGATGCGGGCACAACCGTGTTGAAATTCTACTTACACGTTTCGGAAGATGCGCAGCGCAAGCGCCTTGCCGAGCGCGTCAGCGACCCTGCTAAGCAGTGGAAGTACGAGTCTGGTGATGAAGACAAAGCCAAACAGTGGCCCCAGTACCGCGACGTGTACGAAGACGTATTTAAGCATTGCAGCCCGGACTCCTGCCCATGGCACTTAGTGCCCGCCGACCAAAATTGGTACAAGGCGTACTTTGTCGCCAATGAACTCCGCGATACGCTCCGCAAGCTAGATCCGCAGTATCCGCCGTCTAAGTATGAGCGTCCAGCGTAG
- a CDS encoding acyl-CoA thioesterase codes for MAETDLSTPELAEKIVRSETRIFKAVFPNTTNHYDTLFGGTTLLMMDEVAFITATRFSRLKMVTVSSERVDFTHPIPGGTLVELIGTVVRVGSTSLQVRVELFVEQMYSEEREKAVAGLFTFVAVDQDKKPVRILP; via the coding sequence ATGGCCGAAACCGACCTTTCCACTCCTGAACTCGCCGAAAAGATAGTACGCTCTGAAACTCGCATTTTTAAAGCTGTTTTTCCGAATACGACCAACCATTACGATACCCTTTTTGGTGGTACTACGCTGCTTATGATGGACGAAGTGGCATTCATCACCGCCACACGCTTTAGTCGGCTGAAAATGGTAACGGTCTCTTCCGAACGTGTCGATTTTACGCATCCTATTCCCGGCGGTACGCTCGTTGAGCTAATCGGCACAGTTGTAAGAGTCGGCAGCACCAGTCTGCAAGTGCGCGTGGAGCTATTTGTGGAGCAGATGTACTCGGAAGAGCGGGAGAAAGCCGTAGCAGGTCTGTTTACTTTCGTCGCTGTTGATCAGGACAAGAAGCCAGTAAGAATTCTTCCGTAG